Proteins co-encoded in one Thermochromatium tepidum ATCC 43061 genomic window:
- the der gene encoding ribosome biogenesis GTPase Der — translation MLPVITLIGRPNVGKSTLFNRLTRTRDALVADLPGLTRDRQYGIGRIGPRPYVIVDTGGLGSVAEGIEALMERQVQRAIEEADHLLFLVDARDGCTPEDLDLAQRLRRVGKPLTLVVNKSDTTDPTLAVADFHRLGLGVPWAVSATQGLGVHALIDHVFEHLPEGTDADWVQSEDDRIKVAVVGRPNVGKSTLINRLLGEERQVTFDSPGTTRDSIFIPFERPGHAQRYTLIDTAGVRRRARVTDPIEKFSVIKTLQAIEAAHVIILVLDAQEGIGEQDATLAGHILESGRALVVAINKWDGLDVDSRNRVRDQFARKLAFLDFAKLHRVSALHGTGVGHLLDDVDLAYANATRDLATPELTRLLEAAVMEHQPPLVKGRRIKLRYAHQGGRNPPLIVIHGNQTDKVPESYKRYLINRFRKELDLLGTPLRLEFKSGSNPYQGRRNTLTARQIAKRQRLKRFTQRKG, via the coding sequence ATGTTGCCCGTCATCACCCTGATCGGTCGCCCCAATGTCGGCAAATCGACCCTGTTCAACCGGCTCACCCGCACCCGCGATGCCCTGGTCGCCGACCTTCCCGGTCTGACGCGCGATCGTCAATACGGTATCGGGCGCATCGGTCCGCGCCCCTATGTCATCGTCGACACCGGCGGCCTCGGCAGCGTCGCCGAGGGGATCGAGGCGCTGATGGAGCGCCAGGTCCAGCGTGCGATCGAAGAGGCCGATCATCTGTTGTTCCTGGTCGATGCCCGTGACGGCTGTACCCCAGAGGACCTCGACCTTGCCCAGCGCCTGCGCCGGGTCGGCAAGCCGCTCACCCTGGTCGTGAACAAGAGCGATACCACAGATCCGACCCTGGCCGTGGCCGACTTCCATCGGCTGGGGCTGGGCGTGCCCTGGGCGGTCTCGGCGACCCAAGGGCTGGGCGTGCACGCACTCATCGACCATGTCTTCGAGCACCTGCCCGAGGGCACGGATGCGGACTGGGTACAGAGCGAGGACGACCGGATCAAGGTCGCGGTGGTCGGGCGCCCGAACGTGGGCAAGTCGACACTCATCAACCGGCTGCTCGGCGAGGAACGACAGGTCACCTTCGACAGTCCGGGCACCACGCGCGACAGCATCTTCATCCCATTCGAACGGCCCGGTCACGCCCAGCGTTATACCCTGATCGATACGGCCGGCGTCCGAAGGCGTGCGCGTGTCACCGACCCGATCGAGAAGTTCAGCGTCATCAAGACACTGCAAGCGATCGAGGCGGCGCATGTCATCATCCTGGTCCTGGATGCGCAGGAAGGCATCGGCGAGCAGGACGCCACCCTCGCCGGGCACATCCTCGAGAGCGGACGGGCGCTGGTGGTGGCGATCAACAAATGGGACGGGCTGGACGTAGACAGCCGCAATCGGGTACGCGATCAGTTCGCACGCAAGCTGGCGTTTCTGGATTTCGCCAAGCTGCACAGGGTCTCGGCGCTCCACGGCACTGGGGTCGGCCATCTGCTCGACGATGTCGATCTGGCCTATGCCAATGCCACCCGCGACCTGGCGACACCCGAGCTGACCCGACTGCTGGAGGCCGCGGTGATGGAGCACCAGCCGCCTCTGGTCAAGGGCCGGCGCATCAAGTTGCGCTATGCCCATCAGGGCGGACGCAATCCGCCGCTCATCGTCATCCACGGCAACCAGACCGACAAGGTCCCCGAGAGCTACAAGCGCTATCTCATCAATCGCTTCCGCAAGGAGCTCGATCTGCTGGGCACCCCGTTGCGGCTGGAGTTCAAGAGCGGTTCCAATCCCTATCAGGGCAGGCGTAACACGCTCACCGCGCGTCAGATCGCCAAGCGGCAGCGGCTCAAACGGTTTACGCAGCGCAAGGGTTGA
- the rfbG gene encoding CDP-glucose 4,6-dehydratase, whose translation MTPGFWRRRRVFITGHTGFKGGWLTLWLSELGAEVYGYALEPPTTPNLFTVAHLSECLSGDVRGDVRDLQALGRAMLDVEPEIVLHLAAQPLVRAGYADPVATYAINVMGTVHLLEAVRLCPSVRAAIVVTTDKCYDNREWVWPYRENDPLGGHDPYSSSKAAAELVTQAYRSAFLADSGVQIASVRAGNVIGGGDWARDRLIPDVLRALDAGEAVRLRSPQAIRPWQHVLEPLAGYLSLAERLHAQEREMATAWNFGPDPGDAWTVEQVVHRLCECTQGHWQIDPDPGPRESVRLDLDSTQARIRLGWRPRWNLAQALERTLAWHRAWRAGADMQVVSRDQIRDYQAILS comes from the coding sequence ATGACCCCAGGGTTCTGGCGCCGACGTCGGGTCTTCATCACCGGACATACCGGCTTCAAGGGCGGCTGGCTGACGCTGTGGCTCAGTGAACTCGGGGCCGAGGTCTACGGCTATGCACTCGAACCGCCGACCACGCCCAATCTGTTCACAGTCGCGCATCTCTCTGAATGTCTGTCGGGGGATGTCAGGGGCGATGTGCGCGACCTGCAGGCCCTGGGGCGGGCCATGCTGGACGTTGAACCCGAGATCGTCCTCCATCTCGCCGCCCAACCCCTGGTGCGCGCTGGTTATGCCGACCCAGTCGCGACCTATGCCATCAATGTCATGGGGACGGTACATCTTTTGGAGGCGGTGCGTCTCTGCCCGAGCGTGCGCGCCGCGATCGTGGTAACGACCGACAAATGCTATGACAACCGCGAATGGGTCTGGCCCTATCGCGAAAACGATCCGCTCGGCGGCCATGACCCCTACTCTAGCAGCAAGGCTGCCGCCGAGCTGGTGACCCAGGCGTATCGGAGTGCCTTTCTCGCTGACTCTGGCGTTCAGATCGCCAGTGTGCGCGCCGGCAATGTCATCGGCGGCGGAGACTGGGCGCGGGATCGGCTGATCCCGGATGTGCTGCGGGCACTGGATGCGGGTGAGGCCGTGCGGCTGCGTTCACCCCAGGCGATCCGCCCCTGGCAACATGTGCTCGAACCCCTCGCCGGCTATCTGAGTCTGGCCGAGCGTCTCCACGCCCAGGAGCGCGAGATGGCGACCGCCTGGAACTTCGGCCCGGATCCGGGTGATGCCTGGACGGTGGAACAGGTCGTGCACCGGCTATGCGAATGCACTCAGGGGCATTGGCAGATCGATCCGGATCCGGGGCCGCGCGAGTCGGTGCGCCTCGATCTTGACAGCACCCAGGCACGCATCCGGCTCGGTTGGCGTCCGCGCTGGAACCTGGCCCAGGCCCTGGAGCGCACGCTCGCTTGGCATCGCGCCTGGCGCGCGGGCGCCGATATGCAGGTAGTCAGCCGTGACCAGATCCGCGACTATCAGGCGATTCTGTCGTAA
- a CDS encoding transposase produces MPDGKKAASHAQAMGRFLANPRVTPEGLSVPLLAATREAVTADGGEYVLAVADWSRVNDGGHASKRDRLQMTHATDVGDELQSSLLVSAEDGAPLGVPVQDLVTAQGVWSSCADTISPKVSSPLDELSERMSWLEQQKFGPRLVHVIDREADSVGHLRRWTRDGQLWLVRAKGNSTVRYGNGSMRIDAVAKQLGYTRERQVLCQGRPIQHWIASAPVVLTRPAKPKKIGADGRRQRPVPGEPLKARLVVSRLYDEAGHLVAEWFLLTSVPETVSAARVALWYDFRWQIESFFKLLKQAGHQLEQWGTGERGSPIQASADRHPGLYPGVAPLCAADRGGTSRPAVSRALVRQADEGISPCYPLRLVGWRFHTVRHPRFP; encoded by the coding sequence TTGCCGGACGGGAAGAAAGCCGCGTCGCACGCCCAGGCGATGGGGCGATTTCTGGCGAATCCACGGGTGACGCCTGAGGGGCTGTCGGTTCCGCTGTTGGCGGCGACACGGGAGGCCGTGACGGCGGATGGCGGTGAGTATGTGTTGGCGGTGGCGGACTGGTCGAGAGTGAACGATGGAGGGCACGCCTCGAAACGGGATCGCCTGCAAATGACCCATGCCACGGATGTGGGCGACGAACTGCAAAGCAGCCTCCTGGTCAGTGCCGAGGATGGCGCGCCCTTGGGGGTGCCGGTGCAGGATCTGGTGACGGCCCAAGGCGTCTGGAGCTCGTGTGCCGACACGATCAGCCCCAAGGTGTCTTCGCCTCTGGACGAATTGAGCGAGCGGATGAGTTGGCTGGAGCAGCAGAAATTCGGCCCCCGGTTGGTACATGTGATTGATCGCGAAGCGGATTCGGTCGGCCATCTGCGCCGCTGGACGCGCGACGGCCAGTTGTGGCTGGTGCGCGCCAAAGGGAACTCGACGGTACGTTACGGCAACGGCTCGATGCGCATCGACGCGGTGGCCAAGCAACTTGGCTATACCCGAGAACGCCAGGTTCTCTGCCAAGGCCGACCGATCCAGCACTGGATTGCCAGTGCGCCGGTAGTTCTGACCCGGCCGGCGAAGCCGAAGAAAATCGGCGCTGACGGGCGACGGCAGCGACCGGTTCCGGGCGAACCGCTGAAGGCCCGGCTGGTGGTCAGTCGCCTGTACGACGAAGCCGGACATCTGGTGGCCGAATGGTTCTTGCTCACGTCGGTGCCTGAAACCGTCAGTGCCGCGCGTGTGGCACTGTGGTACGACTTCCGCTGGCAGATCGAATCGTTCTTCAAACTGCTCAAACAGGCAGGCCATCAACTGGAGCAGTGGGGAACAGGAGAGCGGGGGAGCCCTATTCAAGCGTCTGCTGATCGCCACCCAGGCCTGTATCCTGGTGTGGCGCCTCTCTGCGCAGCAGACCGAGGAGGCACAAGCCGCCCGGCAGTTTCTCGTGCGCTTGTCCGGCAGGCAGATGAAGGCATCTCGCCTTGTTACCCCCTCCGCCTTGTTGGCTGGCGCTTTCATACTGTTCGCCATCCTCGATTCCCTTGA
- the bamB gene encoding outer membrane protein assembly factor BamB, which produces MMRFRLGFLLLRLSLILALVMLLTGCGGIPWFGKEKDPTPPSPLPTLAQETRFDTLWSTHPTRGTEGRRLYLVPAFADGRLYVADARGRVVALAADSGRLLWQRETGLTLSGGPEVAGDRLVLGTSQGEVVALSTQDGREFWRAQLGSEVLSVPRFGGNGQVFVHTLDDSLHGLNAATGQLQWRIDYPPPVLTLRGSSTPALTEDGIIVGLSGGKLVKLDPKDGLPIWEVTISHPSGRSELARITDIDADPILVGSRVYVGAYNGDLAAVDLDRGNVLWRRELSVYAGLTSDADGIYVTDSKDQVWGAEMADGAGRWKQDQLRYRRLTAPALIGERLLVGDFEGYLHLLDKRDGRLVGRMRLTKAPITARPLVVGNRIYVYADDGTLVALTLGATMPVPDTKTPASRTPTAESSADRSTTQARL; this is translated from the coding sequence ATGATGAGATTTCGCCTCGGATTCTTGCTCTTGCGGCTCAGCCTGATTCTGGCACTGGTCATGTTGCTGACCGGCTGTGGCGGTATCCCCTGGTTCGGCAAGGAGAAAGACCCGACCCCCCCATCGCCGTTGCCGACCCTGGCGCAGGAGACGCGCTTTGACACCCTGTGGTCAACGCACCCGACACGCGGCACCGAGGGACGGCGGCTCTATCTGGTTCCGGCCTTTGCCGATGGGCGGCTCTATGTCGCCGATGCACGCGGGCGCGTGGTGGCGCTCGCGGCAGACTCGGGACGCCTGCTCTGGCAACGCGAGACGGGTCTCACCTTGAGCGGCGGGCCAGAGGTGGCCGGCGACCGTCTGGTGCTGGGGACCAGCCAGGGCGAGGTCGTTGCGCTCTCGACCCAAGATGGACGCGAATTCTGGCGCGCCCAGCTCGGCAGTGAGGTGCTCTCGGTCCCGCGGTTCGGGGGGAATGGCCAAGTCTTTGTCCACACCCTCGACGATAGCCTCCATGGCCTGAATGCAGCGACCGGTCAGCTCCAGTGGCGTATCGACTATCCACCGCCGGTCCTGACCCTGCGTGGCAGCAGCACCCCGGCCCTGACCGAGGATGGGATCATTGTCGGGCTCTCAGGCGGCAAGCTGGTCAAGCTCGACCCCAAGGATGGCCTGCCGATCTGGGAGGTGACCATTAGCCATCCGAGCGGACGTTCCGAACTGGCGCGGATCACGGATATCGATGCCGATCCGATCCTGGTCGGTTCGAGGGTCTATGTCGGTGCCTACAATGGCGACCTGGCTGCCGTGGATCTCGACCGGGGCAATGTCTTGTGGCGGCGCGAACTCTCGGTCTATGCCGGCCTGACGTCCGACGCCGACGGGATCTATGTGACCGACTCCAAAGATCAGGTTTGGGGGGCCGAGATGGCCGACGGGGCCGGGCGCTGGAAGCAGGATCAACTGCGCTATCGTCGGCTCACTGCGCCGGCGCTCATTGGCGAACGGCTATTGGTCGGCGACTTCGAGGGCTATCTGCATCTGCTTGACAAGCGCGACGGGCGACTGGTGGGGCGGATGCGCCTGACCAAGGCACCGATCACTGCCCGTCCGCTGGTCGTGGGCAACCGGATCTATGTCTATGCCGACGACGGCACGCTCGTCGCACTGACCCTGGGCGCGACAATGCCCGTGCCGGACACCAAAACCCCAGCGTCTCGGACACCGACGGCTGAGTCATCAGCCGATCGGTCCACCACTCAAGCCCGACTCTGA
- the rfbF gene encoding glucose-1-phosphate cytidylyltransferase, giving the protein MKAVILAGGLGTRISEESHLRPKPMIEIGGMPILWHIMKLYAHHGVTDFIVCCGYKGYMIKEYFANYFLHMSDVTIDLATNRLEVHQHQAEPWRVTLIDTGAETQTGGRLKRVAPYLRDQEAFCFTYGDGLSDVDIRALIAFHRSHRRWATITAVPAPGRYGAIERQGTKVTGFIEKPRGGEGLINGGFFVLSPHCIDLIDNDRTSWEIDTLPKLSAQGQLMAFEHQGFWQAMDTLRDKNYLESLWASGRAPWKCWT; this is encoded by the coding sequence ATGAAGGCGGTCATCCTCGCCGGCGGGCTGGGCACCCGCATCTCTGAGGAGTCACACCTACGGCCCAAGCCCATGATCGAGATCGGTGGGATGCCGATCCTGTGGCACATCATGAAGCTCTATGCCCATCATGGCGTGACCGATTTCATCGTCTGCTGTGGCTACAAGGGCTATATGATCAAGGAGTACTTCGCCAATTATTTCCTGCACATGTCAGACGTCACCATCGATCTGGCCACCAATCGGCTCGAGGTCCATCAACATCAGGCCGAGCCCTGGCGGGTGACGCTGATCGATACCGGCGCCGAGACCCAGACCGGCGGGCGTCTGAAGCGGGTCGCCCCCTATCTGCGCGATCAGGAGGCGTTCTGCTTCACCTATGGCGACGGGCTGAGCGATGTCGATATCCGGGCGCTCATCGCCTTTCACCGCTCTCACCGACGCTGGGCCACCATCACCGCCGTGCCTGCACCGGGTCGCTATGGCGCCATCGAGCGCCAAGGGACCAAGGTTACTGGCTTCATCGAAAAGCCACGCGGCGGTGAGGGGCTGATCAATGGTGGTTTCTTCGTGCTCTCGCCACACTGTATCGATCTCATCGACAATGACCGAACCAGCTGGGAGATCGACACCCTGCCCAAGCTCAGTGCCCAAGGGCAGCTCATGGCCTTCGAGCACCAGGGCTTCTGGCAGGCCATGGATACCCTGCGCGACAAGAACTATCTCGAATCCCTATGGGCCTCGGGCCGCGCGCCCTGGAAGTGCTGGACATGA